The Vigna unguiculata cultivar IT97K-499-35 chromosome 1, ASM411807v1, whole genome shotgun sequence nucleotide sequence aaaaagtgacaTTTAACAGTTCCCTGTTATAAAACTGAAATCCTTCTGATACAAGTTTACCGTTCCTACTCTCCTAGTAAAGCTTCTATAAAAGGAGAGAATAGAATGAATGGAAGACTTAGAACTCTAGAGAAGAATAAGAACACCATCTTCTTCACCTCAAAACAATGTCAAGTGCTTCTTTTCTCTTGGCCATGTTGTTGGTGGCTATGTCCATTATTCCCTCCATAGTAGGGGCAATAGGTGAGCAGCGTGTAAGGTGGGTGCCTAAGACAACAGCACCTTGCCAAGGCTCCATAGAAGAGTGCATGGAAGAGGGTGAGTTTGGAATGGACTCAGAGTCCCACCGGCGCATTCTAGCTACTTCACAGTATATAAGCTACAAGGCGCTGCAACGTAACACTGTGCCATGTTCTAGAAGGGGTGCTTCCTACTACAACTGCAAGCCAGGTGCAGAAGCTAATCCTTACACCCGTGGCTGCCCCACCATCACCCGTTGCCGAAATTCTTAGATCAATTACAACTTTCTGCATGTTTGAGTTCATGTTCTTCACACTCAACAATGTTTGCAAAAGGGTTGGAACTGTATTAGAATAACTGTCACAACAATTTGAATGAACAGCAACTCAAACATGCACTTGCTATGTTTTACTCTGAATTCTGTATTAGTCTCTGTTTCTGTAATTTTCTGTAAATTAATCTTCACTGGTGTGGCTACTGTTAATATagttgtgtgtgtgttttttttctgcTTACTCCACCTCAAACATGACTTTCCACCGTAGAAGGTGCAAAGGGTGCTAgaaacatgtttattatatacAATGTTTGGATTCATAGTTAAACATAGAGTATGAGGTTTTTAAGCAATAAAAAAGTCGCCTATTCAGACAGTGATGTGTTTTAAATACAGATTTGCAGATCTCaaaacctttatttttatatcaaatgaACATAAACAGCTAGGTAACTATCGGGAACTGTAAGTAAACAGTAGTCAGagcaaataaatttgtttgtgtCAACTTTGCCGATCAATAAGAATTTTCAGCATTACTCTAATTTGCTTCATGAGACTGAGATTTGAGTAAAAGTTCTCAGAGCACTATTACAGCAAAAATAGAATGAGGCAGGGCTCAGGAGGAAACTAAAGTAATCAAGCAAGTTAAAGTATAGGAAATATCATCCACAAACACATGGCACCCAATCTAGCACATACCAATTACAAAAACACAAGAAATCAACGTCGAGACTTTGCATTTTACATAGTTTGAACAGTAATTTTTAGCTACCATAGACAAAGTTCACTAGACACAGTGTCACAGAATCCAGAATCCTGAACTATGTGTTAAGAAGtattaagaaatgaattttaaatctaattcagaTATTACGACAAGATACAAAACAAGACAATAGAACACAAATGTCACTCAAGCAGGACCTTCTTCTTTGTTCGACTCTTCTTCCTTTGGCTTAGCACGGGCAACAGGGGCCACAGGTGATGGAGTGCTCTCCACTCCCATCTCTGCTCTTAGATCATTGATGCTTTGTTCCAACTCATTTATACGGTTTCCCATCTCATCAAGTGCTTGACGTTAAGAAAAACATTACTTAAGCAGTTTTTTAATGGGAAAGTCagcaataattataattatgtaagGTGATACAATTTGCATCATTGTCCATTCTGACTTAGCCAGCATATATATGACACCACTCAATCACAAATGTACATAAGTTGCATAAGTCACAACGCAAATTGTACACATTCTTGAGTTCATAAAGAAAAAGGATTATGCAGAGCTGTGTGAAGAAACAATTGATTCGCATTTTATAGTATAATAGGGTAGCCTATGAATTATAAAGACCGATTCAAAACACAAACAGTTCAGCAAAATCAAACTTTGAAACTCCCATTTAATTCCATAAATCTTCAAAAGCATTCCTTGCAAGCTTGTCAATAAAGAATGTAAGTTAGCAACATGACAACGCCTAAGATCAATTGTTCTTTGAGCACTTTGAATCATCTTATTTCCTGGGAAAAACCACTATTATGAATTACATTTTCTGAAATTGATTTCTTTAAAACTTACCATTCAATATTATCATAAGAATAAAAAGGATATTCTTTGTAATTATGGAGTCAGACATTGTCTGGAACCTAATTTGCTGGAAACAAAATTCTTGTTAGGAGCAGTGAAATATATACTGACAATCAGCATTGCAGGACAACGAGCCTAGAGTGCACAACTCACCATCTGTTGAAGAAGAT carries:
- the LOC114175035 gene encoding rapid alkalinization factor-like; translation: MSSASFLLAMLLVAMSIIPSIVGAIGEQRVRWVPKTTAPCQGSIEECMEEGEFGMDSESHRRILATSQYISYKALQRNTVPCSRRGASYYNCKPGAEANPYTRGCPTITRCRNS
- the LOC114175046 gene encoding heat shock factor-binding protein-like isoform X2, coding for MDGHDSEDPKQSTADMTAFVQNLLQQMQIRFQTMSDSIITKIDEMGNRINELEQSINDLRAEMGVESTPSPVAPVARAKPKEEESNKEEGPA
- the LOC114175046 gene encoding heat shock factor-binding protein-like isoform X1, whose translation is MDGHDSEDPKQSTADMTAFVQNLLQQMQIRFQTMSDSIITKNILFILMIILNALDEMGNRINELEQSINDLRAEMGVESTPSPVAPVARAKPKEEESNKEEGPA